A genome region from Chelonia mydas isolate rCheMyd1 chromosome 24, rCheMyd1.pri.v2, whole genome shotgun sequence includes the following:
- the S100A16 gene encoding protein S100-A16 isoform X1 — translation MPGTKETEMSGNSSELEWALQVLVKNFDKYASGCCKKPRRISKKDFRKMLSRELNHMLTDTGNKRAADKLICDLDENKDGLISFEEYWTLIGGIAGPIACLIRQQEHGTKITK, via the exons GGACCAAGGAGACAGAGATGTCGGGCAACTCGTCGGAGCTGGAATGGGCCCTCCAGGTGCTGGTGAAGAACTTTGACAAATACGCCAGCGGGTGCTGCAAGAAACCCCGGCGCATCAGCAAGAAGGATTTCCGCAAGATGCTGAGCCGGGAGCTCAACCACATGCTGACG GACACCGGGAACAAGCGCGCGGCCGACAAGCTCATCTGTGACCTGGACGAGAACAAGGATGGGCTGATCAGCTTCGAGGAGTACTGGACCCTGATTGGCGGCATCGCCGGCCCCATCGCCTGCCTCATCCGCCAGCAGGAACACGGCACCAAGATCACCAAGTAG
- the S100A16 gene encoding protein S100-A16 isoform X2, which translates to MSGNSSELEWALQVLVKNFDKYASGCCKKPRRISKKDFRKMLSRELNHMLTDTGNKRAADKLICDLDENKDGLISFEEYWTLIGGIAGPIACLIRQQEHGTKITK; encoded by the exons ATGTCGGGCAACTCGTCGGAGCTGGAATGGGCCCTCCAGGTGCTGGTGAAGAACTTTGACAAATACGCCAGCGGGTGCTGCAAGAAACCCCGGCGCATCAGCAAGAAGGATTTCCGCAAGATGCTGAGCCGGGAGCTCAACCACATGCTGACG GACACCGGGAACAAGCGCGCGGCCGACAAGCTCATCTGTGACCTGGACGAGAACAAGGATGGGCTGATCAGCTTCGAGGAGTACTGGACCCTGATTGGCGGCATCGCCGGCCCCATCGCCTGCCTCATCCGCCAGCAGGAACACGGCACCAAGATCACCAAGTAG